From the Planctomycetota bacterium genome, the window GCACTGGGGAGACGTCCCTCGAGCAGGTCGAGCGGGGGCTCGGCGCCCGGCTGGTGCCCGAAGGCCAGCGCCGTGACGCTGCGTTCGCGCGGCGCACGGCGGGCGCCGCCGGCGCCGTCGGGCTCGAGCACGTCGTACGACGCGGTGACGGTGACGGGCGACTTGAGCACGCCCTGGGCGCCCGCCACGCCGGGCCACGCGCGGACCTCGTCGAGCAGCGAGGCCCGCAGGAGCTGCCCGCGTCCGGCGGGGGCGATCGCGGCGTCGGCCTCGCCCACGAGCTGGTGCATCTGCGCCCGCGCCGAGACCTGCACCGAGTTCATCGCGCACGCGATCGCCGCGACCAGCGCCGCCGAGAGCGCCACCGTGCCCGCCAGCAGCGCCGAGCGGCTACCCCTGGCGGACAGCGAGCTGATAGCGAGACGCCACGCCGGGCGCATCCAGTCCTCCCGTTTCGAACGAGGTGCGGCACACGCCGTCCTGCAGCACGAAGACGCGCTCGCAGTGTGCGGCGGCGGCGGGCTCGTGCGTCACCATGACCACGAGCATCTCGCGTTCGCGCGCGATCTGGGCGAGCAGCTCCCACAGGCGCTGCGCGCTCGCCGAGTCGAGGTTGCCCGTCGGCTCGTCGGCGAACAGCACCCGCGGCGCAAAGAGCAGCGCCCGCGCGATCGCCACGCGCTGCTGCTCGCCCCCGGAGAGCGCGTCGGGCCGATGATCGGCCCGCGCGGAGAGCCCCAGGCGCTCGAGCAGTTCCCCGCTGCGGGCGCGCAGCGATCGCGCGTCTTCGCCCGCGAGCAGCCCGGGCAGTTCGACGTTCTCTCGTGCGCGCAGCGTCGGGATCAGGTTGAACTGCTGGAAGACGATCCCGATCTCGCGCCGGCGGAAGAGCGTCGCCTCGCGTTCGCGCAGCGCGTGCACCGCGCGGCTACCCAGGTGGATCTCGCCCGAGTCGGGGCGGTCGAGGGCCGCGAGCAGGTGCAGCAGCGTCGACTTCCCGCTCCCGGATTGCCCCATGATGGCGTAGAAGCCGGGGCGGTCGATGGTGAGCGAGCACCCGCGCAGCGCCGCGACGCGCGCGTCGCCCAGCGTGTACGACTTGTGCACGTCGGTGCAGCGCAGCGCGGGCTGTGCGTGCGCCGCGCCGTCGGACGGTGCCCCGGCGATGTCGGTCACGGGTGCTGGGCGTCGTACGCCTTGGAGTCCATGCACGAGGAAAGTCCCGCGGCGTCCGTCACGCGTGCCTTGAGAAGCCACCCCGCGTTGTACGGGTCGCTGTTCAGAAGGCCCGGCTGATCGGCGAGCGCCGGATTGACCTCAACGACTTCGCCCGAAACGAAGCAGTAGATGTCGCTCGTCGTCTTCACGGATTCCACCTCGCCGACGATGTCGCCCGCCTTGAAGACGAACCCGGGCTTCTTCATCTCGACGAACGTGACGTCGGTGAGTTGGTCCACCGCGAACTGCGTGAGGCCGAGCGTGACAACGCCCCCCTCGACTTTGTGCCATTCGTGGGAAGGGGAGTAGACGCGATCCGTCGGGCTGGGCATGCGCAAAGCACCTTTCTGAGGCCGTCGCGGCGGCTCGGGGCCAGATGGTAGCGTCTTGGCTCCCGCGTGCGTGCCGGTGTTTTCCCGCAGGCGGTTGCGCTTCTCTTCCATTGACGGTGTGAGTCTGGGTAGGTATTCTCGGGCTTGTTTCTCCCCTCCGGACGGCCAGCACCCTAGCGGGTCTGGCCGTCTTCTTTTTATCTTTGCGCCGCGCTTGCGCACCACCCCTCGGGCCCTCCGGTTTGCGGGACGGCACCGGCTGCGACTAGAGTGGCGCCCGCATGTTGCTGACCCTCAGCGCGAGCTGCATCCGTTCCCTCGTTCTCCCGCCCGGGCGGAGCAAGAAGCCGCCGGCGGTGGGGCTGCTCGATCTGCCGGCGTTTGTTCGCGAACAGTTGGGGCTCGCGGGGCTGAATCTCTCGACCGAAGTTCTGGCGGGCGCCGACCGCGGCCGGCTGGAGAGCCTGCGCGAGCGCGCCGATCGCCAGGGCTGCGCGTGCCTGCTGCTGGTGGAGACCGACGCGCAGAACTTCGGGGGCGGCACCGACGCCGGCGCCAACGCCGTCCAGCGCCTCACCCGCGTCGTCGAAGCGGCGCACATCCTGGGGTGCAGCGCCGCGGCGGTGCGGATCGTCGCGAGCGACGACGACGAGTCGCTGGTGAAGGTGGCGGGGCGGCTGCGCCAGGCCGTCGAGCGTGCCGAGAAGCTCGACCTCAACGTCCTCATCGCGCCGCACACGGGCCTGACCGAGCGGCCCGAGCGCGTGACGGAACTCCTGAAGAAGGTCGGCGGGTTCCGCGTGGGAACCTTCCCGGACTTCGAGAGCGCGAGCAAGTCGAAAGACCCGGCGGCGTACCTGCATCGCCTGACGCCCTACGCCACCGTCGTGTCGGCGTCGACGGTGGAGTTCGCGCCCGGCAAGAAGCCCGGCGCCGAGCCGAGCGTGGAGGCGTTCCGCGCCGGCGCGTGGGAGCACCGCCCGTACTCGCTGAGCGCGTATGTGGGCGCGATCCGGGCGGTGGGGTACGACGGCCCGCTGGCGATCGACTACCGTGGCGCGGGCGACGTGACCCAGGGCGTGCGCCTCAGCCGCGATGCGCTGCTCGCCACCATCGGTGGGGGCGACCCCGCGCGTGGCGACGAGGAGCCCTGAGCCGCTCGGGGCGACGGGCGCCCCGGGGCCCTCGGGTCGGAAGTGCGACGTGTTCAGACTCGACCAGCCGACCATCATCACGATCGACGGGCCGGCGGGGACGGGCAAGTCGTCGGTCGCGCGGATGCTCGCGCGTCGCCTGGGCCTGGATTTCCTGGACACGGGCGCGATGTACCGGGCCGCGGCGCTCGTCGCGCTGCGCGAAGGCCTGGACCCGGCGGACCCCGTCGCCCTCGTGCCCCGCGTGGTCGACGCCGACATCCGGTTTGATTGGTCGCTCGACCCGCCCGAGGTGCTGGTGTTCGGCGAGCCCGAGGCACGCGCGATCCGGTCGCCGGCGGTGACGGCCATCGTCTCGCAGGTCGCGGGGATCCGCGCGCTGCGCACGCACCTGGTGGAGCGCCAGCGCGACATCGCCCGCAAGCACCCGCGCCTGGTCTCCGAGGGGCGTGACCAGGGCTCGGTCGTCTTCCCCAACGCCCCGGTGAAGTTCTACCTCGACGCGTCCGCCGCGGTGCGCGCCGCGCGCCGGGCGCGGCAGCTCCGCGACGCCGGGCAGCCCGCCGACGAGGCCCGCCTGCTCGACGAGATCATCGCGCGCGACCGCAGCGACATGGGACGCGCCGACGGCCCGCTCGTCTGCCCCGCCGACGCCGTTCTCGTCGATACCTCCACGCTCGAGTTCAACGGCGTGGTGGACGAACTCGAACGCATCGTCCGCCGCCGGGCGGCCGAGCCCTAGGCCGCCTCGCACCCGCCGAACCCTCTACGCTCCGCGTCGACATGGGAACACCACTTCGAGCACGCCAGCCCGGCGCCTCCCTGGCCCGAACGCTGGTGTACGAGGCGTGCCGTCGGGCGGCCCGGCTCACCCTCCGCCTCTGCTTCGGGCTGCGGGCGCAGGGCGTCGAGCACGTCCCCGCGACCGGTGCGCTGCTCATCGTCGCGAACCACGAGTCGTACCTCGACCCGCCCTGCATTGGCTCGTCCGTCACGCAGCGCCACCTGACGTACGTCGCCCGCGCCGGGCTCTTCGCGTTCAAGCCGTTCGCGTGGCTCATCGGCACGCTCAACTCCATTCCCATCCGCGAGGACCAGGGCGACGCCGCCGCCATCCGCGAGATCCTCGCCCGCCTCGCGCGCGGGCAGGCGGTGCTGATCTTCCCGGAGGGCTCGCGCACGCCGGACGGCGAGATGCGCGACTTCAAGCGGGGCGTTGCGCTGCTCCTCAAGCGCGCCAAGTGCCCCGTCGTGCCCGCCGCGATCGACGGCGCCTTCGAGCGCTGGCCTGTCGCGCGCCGGTGGCCCCGCGTGCGGGGCCCACGCGTCCGCGTCCTCTTCGGCCAGCCCATCCCCGCGTCGACGCTGCTCGCCGAGGGCACGGAGCAGGCCCTCGCGCACGTGGAGCGCGACGTGCGCGCCCTGCGCGCCCGCCTCGAGGGCGCACGCACGCCGCCCCACCGGCGCGACCCGGCCCCGGGTGATACCGTCCCCTCGCCATGATCGTCGGCAGCCTCGCCAGCCCCCCGCAGCGACTGGACGATCTGCTCGGCCCCGCGCTCGCGGCCCGTCTCGACCGCCTCGACATCCTCAGCCGCAAAGTGCTCTCGGGCACGATGCCCGGCGAGCGGCGTTCGAAGCGGCGCGGGCGATCCGTCGAGTTCGACGACTTTCGCGAGTACGCG encodes:
- the cmk gene encoding (d)CMP kinase; translation: MFRLDQPTIITIDGPAGTGKSSVARMLARRLGLDFLDTGAMYRAAALVALREGLDPADPVALVPRVVDADIRFDWSLDPPEVLVFGEPEARAIRSPAVTAIVSQVAGIRALRTHLVERQRDIARKHPRLVSEGRDQGSVVFPNAPVKFYLDASAAVRAARRARQLRDAGQPADEARLLDEIIARDRSDMGRADGPLVCPADAVLVDTSTLEFNGVVDELERIVRRRAAEP
- the gcvH gene encoding glycine cleavage system protein GcvH, encoding MPSPTDRVYSPSHEWHKVEGGVVTLGLTQFAVDQLTDVTFVEMKKPGFVFKAGDIVGEVESVKTTSDIYCFVSGEVVEVNPALADQPGLLNSDPYNAGWLLKARVTDAAGLSSCMDSKAYDAQHP
- a CDS encoding lysophospholipid acyltransferase family protein produces the protein MGTPLRARQPGASLARTLVYEACRRAARLTLRLCFGLRAQGVEHVPATGALLIVANHESYLDPPCIGSSVTQRHLTYVARAGLFAFKPFAWLIGTLNSIPIREDQGDAAAIREILARLARGQAVLIFPEGSRTPDGEMRDFKRGVALLLKRAKCPVVPAAIDGAFERWPVARRWPRVRGPRVRVLFGQPIPASTLLAEGTEQALAHVERDVRALRARLEGARTPPHRRDPAPGDTVPSP
- a CDS encoding ABC transporter ATP-binding protein; amino-acid sequence: MTDIAGAPSDGAAHAQPALRCTDVHKSYTLGDARVAALRGCSLTIDRPGFYAIMGQSGSGKSTLLHLLAALDRPDSGEIHLGSRAVHALREREATLFRRREIGIVFQQFNLIPTLRARENVELPGLLAGEDARSLRARSGELLERLGLSARADHRPDALSGGEQQRVAIARALLFAPRVLFADEPTGNLDSASAQRLWELLAQIAREREMLVVMVTHEPAAAAHCERVFVLQDGVCRTSFETGGLDAPGVASRYQLAVRQG
- a CDS encoding TIM barrel protein, translating into MLLTLSASCIRSLVLPPGRSKKPPAVGLLDLPAFVREQLGLAGLNLSTEVLAGADRGRLESLRERADRQGCACLLLVETDAQNFGGGTDAGANAVQRLTRVVEAAHILGCSAAAVRIVASDDDESLVKVAGRLRQAVERAEKLDLNVLIAPHTGLTERPERVTELLKKVGGFRVGTFPDFESASKSKDPAAYLHRLTPYATVVSASTVEFAPGKKPGAEPSVEAFRAGAWEHRPYSLSAYVGAIRAVGYDGPLAIDYRGAGDVTQGVRLSRDALLATIGGGDPARGDEEP